The Salminus brasiliensis chromosome 4, fSalBra1.hap2, whole genome shotgun sequence nucleotide sequence ttccagcacaGCGGAGTGTATTTCTCTAATAGGTAAAGGAATTGGGTGTCCTGGCAAGGTCATTCTCTGGTCTTTTATTCAGGATAACCTGAATGCAGGCTGATGGCTCGATTGAATTGTTAAAAAGCAGTTCCCAAGCACAAAATTTAAACCATGGTTAATCAGATAttaagaaaagagaaggaaCCCCTCCCGCGCCTTTAGAAGGGTTTCTTTTTTGGTAAAGGAAGATGATAGCAAAATGAaggtattgtaatatataagaagatacaataataatatataatgttgCATAATATATATTAGAAACCATGGAAAATATAACCAGAAAAGATGGAAAGTTTAATTCCAAAATGCATCATGAAATTACAATCATACTAAAAATAGCATTTAACACAATGAAAAAAAGCAAGTACATGCAGAACATATTGATATTGGAACATTTATTATGACCCAGATCACAATAAATAGTGAGACAAGTCAGCATGTTGAATTTTAAGCAGCAAAGCTCAGCATTATCTGCACTACCTGCTTTCAGGTGTGGTAAAACCTTTCAACAATGCCCTCTGTGTAATCACTGTGCACTCACTAGAGGCTACTCGGTGTGTAACCCAGAAGTACAACTGTCCTTAACAGGTATTTTTGAAATACACAATCCCAATATGTGCTCCTCTACCCTTGCAGGACCTGAAACCCAGTAACATTGTAGTCAAGTCTGACTGTACCCTAAAGATCCTGGACTTTGGCTTGGCTAGGACAGCGGCCACTGGTTTGCTGATGACACCATATGTGGTGACACGTTACTACAGAGCCCCTGAAGTCATCCTGGGAATGGGATATCAAGCCAATGGTCAGTGCTGGTGACAAGCTACAGAACGCCTGGTTGGCACTTCTTGCAGATGCTTAACTGCAAACATCATCCTCATCTTGCACGTCTCATTTCATGCTTTGATAAAGCCACTCCTTTGCTTTCATTAGCCGAACAGCTTTATGGGGTTCGTATGATGTACAGTTTAAAGGCAGACTTTGCTCAGTATTGGTGTTGCATGGTTTGATGATTCCAGATCAGAATATCTACATCTGCATAACTAACAGCTACTACTATTATTGCTGATTTGCTGCTTAAccatcttctctctttcctcctgcTACAAACAATTAGTGGACATTTGGTCTGTGGGCTGTATTTTGGCAGAAATGGTCCGTCACAAAATCCTTTTCCCTGGAAGGGACTGTATCCTTGTGCTGCTCTTGGTAGTTTATCACTTTCTGGAGTATTTTTAGAGGCAGAAGAAGATGTAGAAACTAAGTTTCTAACCTGCGTGTAGTGGACCTGCTTTTTTGCTAGATGATATGATCATTACAGTCTCTTCTGCAAGAGATGTATGTGCAACTGAGATGTGCTGTATATTCCTGGCTAATTCAAATAGTCTGAGTGTAAAGGTAACATCCAACTGTTCTGTGCCATTTTGGGGCGAGGTGATGGTAGTGGTGTACACATGGTGAAGTAAATGATATGTTGACAACACTGACACCATAACTCTACTTTGTTACGTATGCTGCTCTTTCCCATCTGTCATTTTCCATGGGGGTCAAGTAGACGGACTAGTCCCTTCTGTACAGGGTGTTGATTAGGTGTGGATGAACTCAAGACCAGGTTTGCTGGCTTTTTTCCTCTCACATGTTTAGCTGGCAAGGTCGCAGAGGAGTTTCATCAGGGAAAATAGCCGTCAGAGTTAGTACACATACATTATTACTATCTCTTGTGTGCCAGAGTGCTCCCAAATAACTCATGTAAAAAGCAGTTTCATGAACACATCCGAAAACATCCAACTAGCTATGagtcagtgtttgtttatttgtttccttttttttttaaattcggAATCTTTTCATGGAAGCTGGTTGTGTAAGTGGGTTATGTAAGGCTTGTCTGTTCAGTAAATGTTCCCattcaaaaaaaacaacaaaagactGAGTCCGTCAAAACATCAGCAACATTTGCATGTTAATTCTTTTCACCCTCATGCTttctctctgcattccctttCCATGTGTCTtaagtctgtctgtttctgtgttGCATGCTAAtttcatttccatttcattttttcaGTTGATGTCTGGTCTGTTGGCTGTATCATGGCTGAAATGGTCAGAGGTAGTGTGTTGTTTCCAGGTACTGATCGTATCCTTACCTGTCACCTTGATCATTCATCTTGTGCCATTCCCAGTTTTACCACTTGGCTTTAGAAATATAGCATTTTGGAGTGACCAATGAATGCTAGGTGCTAATATGATTGACACAGAAACTCTACAGCTGCTCTATGGACAGCCATTTCACACTGAACGCAGTTTTACAACATTTTTTCTGTCCTTTcattttctgatgttttttcTCCATCTCCGTTATCTGTTACCCCTTTCTGTCCTGCAGAGTGTCTTTCAACATCCAGTTTCTTTACCCCACCTGTGAGCTTAAATGAAATGCTTCAGGGCATTCAGATCACACACTCTTACTTTCTATTACGTTGGCTATTACAGTGTAATGTTCTTGTTGGTCTAGTAACAACTACTCCTCTACAGTAAAGCCACCTGTAGTGTCGTGATAAGGTCGACTAGGCCTTTTCTCTTACACCAAGATGAGTAAAAGCTCATCATTGTGATTCactcacaaacaaaaaaaggcacAGATTTGCTGCTTTAAATCAACAGTTTCATTAAAAATAAGTGTCAGCTATTTCCACTTCAAATACTAACAGAAAGGAAATGAGTGGGAAGCAGTGAGGAATAGACGCATGGTTGCTTAATTATGCTGCGCTTACGTGTCACTGACGCACCACCTCGTGTGAATTGTGAGTTAGTCAGCTGCACCATAGGACccatttattaagtattttaagtTCCAAgatgtataaataaaaagtattgAACTTTGCTTGGAACAGATGCATTGCTCAGATGCATTGTTACACATCTATTTACAACCTTGTTATTTTTCCTCGGAATGAAACACGCTGATTctccttttatttttattgcttaataaaaataaatattggctggtttacagcacaaCAGGCTCCCAGAAGATGCATACTATTGCATAGTTCTAACGCtgtaacaaaataataatgctGAATAATGCTGTTTTCTTGTAGTGCTCTCTCTGTGCAGCAAGCTGAAAAAATTGTAGCCgtgtagcttttagccttgtaCCCACTCAGTCGTCTGGGTTTGGCTTTGTCAAGTcttaccacaaaaaaaaaaaaaaaagtgggtgCTTTCCCTGCTGAcatgtgtttagctccagtttggtagtcCAGTTAGTTTCTGAGGGAGTTTCTGAGGGAGCATCtcttctgtggacactggcGCAGGAAAAGACATGGTCGTGAGATCTGGTTCACGTAGCAacctgtattcccataacttgcagtctggtggtgatgtgctgtTCTCCAGTACTAAGAACAGTATTTTTCCATTGATGTTACATTTTACCAGCTTTGAGTAATGCTTTTACTTGTGGGCAAGGTGTATGTAAATTGTTGGGGGGTAAATATGGGGTCACAATATGTcccttccatgtaccaaactctcattattcaactatgccacgGAAATTTCAGTTTTGACATTTAAGGGCTACTTTAAGCTTGAATGCATTTAGGAGCAGAGCTAGTAGACTAGCTAGATTTTTGTGGACATCTGTCTTGCATTGCATTTCTCTGTGGAAAGCTCTTTACCTCTTTGTCCCTTGCCTGCTGGTCCCCCTACTTTTTTGTGCCTTTTGTGCTGGTCCCCCCTACTTAATTTCTGTCCTGTGATCAATGCAGTGCTTTTCTTAACCCTGCAACCTCAAGATATTGATCAGTGGAACAAAGTCATTGAACAGCTGGGGACCCCATCCCAAGAGTTCCTGATGAAACTCAACCAGTCTGTAAGGACTTATGTAGAGAACCGGCCCCGCTATGCTGGATACAGTTTTGAGAAGCTCTTCCCTGATGTTCTCTTCCCGGCAGATTCTGAACACAACAAACTTAAAGGTATGGAGGGTCCTGACCGGTACCTCTGTTATCTGTAATTGTTTCCGTATATAATGTCCAATTATATTGAAAGCATTAAAAGATAAGTTTTGCAGTTGTATTCGAGATTTCACAGTACCACAATACAGATCTTAAAATCAGTATTGGCTGATGCTGATCTCCATCCCATGTTTCTCTTTTAAAAGCTTCaaaacaagctgatttaaaTGGATGCCTTTCAACTAGGTTaagcatctaaaagtaggctGTTGTGCTGAAGTCCATACAAACCTATTATAGCCAATTAACTGATTGATTGTGTGTCCCTTTGTTTTAGCGAGCCAGGCTAGAGACCTGCTTTCCAAAATGCTGGTAATAGACGCTTCCAAGCGCATATCTGTAGATGAAGCATTGCAGCATCCCTACATTAATGTGTGGTATGACCCAGCTGAAGTAGAGGCGGtgagtaaacacacatacatttaagCCATCGCTGTCTAGGTCTAGTGGAGAGTTCAACAATAAAGGTGCaacaaggggttctttgagcgaaaGCCATAAAATAACCAATTTTGGAGCCGTGTTTGTAGACGAGAGATGTgtgaagagtgtgaagaacaaaCCTTCCTTTGATGTATTGGTTCTCCACCCGTTTAAAGTTATTCACACTAACACATCTCCTACAAACATGTTTCTgtatggaactaaaagtggttcttctatggcatccctcaaataaccctttttgTATCACCTTTAATTTTTAAGAAGGTAAATTATATGCCATGCCCTGCCCTTGTGAGAAAATTTGAGCCTTCAAATGAATTAACTCTTTCCTCCAACATACACTTTTTTAAAAGAtgctttacatgtttttttgagcagtgccatagaacCACTTTGTACCAAGTTTGTAATAGAAATATATGAGTGTTAAGAACCTTTTGGTGGAATCAAAGGTTTTTTCcaatttaaatgttcttcacactctcacatctcaAATTACAAATATAGTTGGTTCTGCTATGGCATcacttgaagaaccatttggagcacctttattttaagagtgtattttAAGAAGTCCATGAGGTCACTTGTTATAATAATACTTCATTATAAACTTACTTCAACTTCATTTTCGTGTATGTTGTTTTTACCAGTGAAGTCATGATGCCATAATGTTCTAATGCGCTATATTAGGTAGACATGCATGATTAAGACATAATGTCTTAAAGGGTATTAAGTATATCTGTGGAACAGAAAATCTGAATGTCTTTTCTGTCTTGTCTCTTTTCAGCCCCCTCCAGCAATCACAGACAAGCAGCTGGATGAGCGGGAACATACCGTGGAAGAGTGGAAAGGTGGCAGAGGCTTCTATTCCTTTTTCAGCattaatgttactgtgtgaaatctgatgcagttaatggagcCAAAAGTTCAGTGTGAATATCATTTAGCCCGCTGCACACGTAGTCAAAATCCTGTCTGATGAAGTCACCTGAAAAGTGTTAATGAC carries:
- the mapk8a gene encoding mitogen-activated protein kinase 8 isoform X3, which produces MNAQTSVCLDFIMNKNKREKEFYSIDVGDSTFTVLKRYQNLRPVGSGAQGIVCSAYDHHLERNVAIKKLSRPFQNQTHAKRAYRELVLMKCVNHKNIIGLLNVFTPQKTLEDFQDVYLVMELMDANLCQVIQMELDHERLSYLLYQMLCGIKHLHAAGIIHRDLKPSNIVVKSDCTLKILDFGLARTAATGLLMTPYVVTRYYRAPEVILGMGYQANVDIWSVGCILAEMVRHKILFPGRDYIDQWNKVIEQLGTPSQEFLMKLNQSVRTYVENRPRYAGYSFEKLFPDVLFPADSEHNKLKASQARDLLSKMLVIDASKRISVDEALQHPYINVWYDPAEVEAPPPAITDKQLDEREHTVEEWKELIYKEVLDWEDRMKNGVIRGQPPPLAQVPQ